One Calditrichota bacterium DNA segment encodes these proteins:
- a CDS encoding nucleotide exchange factor GrpE has translation MTKGTETTTSHPDPIVPPDAEPPATARGRVRRKIAALEAEVTTLSTTLADERDKRLRLAAEYDNFRKRTAAEYRTVVQTAGERIIRALLPSLDDFDRLLGQDPAKVDAASVISAAGLIRRKFYGVLESEGLQPIPAGNALFDANLHEAVAEMTDPSQPSGAILAEAQTGYRLGDRVIRHSRVVVNNVAEVEAPAVG, from the coding sequence ATGACCAAAGGAACAGAAACCACCACCTCACATCCCGACCCCATCGTGCCTCCGGATGCAGAGCCACCAGCCACTGCCCGAGGCCGGGTGCGACGCAAGATCGCCGCGCTCGAAGCGGAGGTTACGACTTTAAGTACCACCCTCGCCGATGAGCGTGATAAACGGCTCCGACTCGCCGCCGAATATGACAATTTTCGCAAGCGCACCGCGGCGGAGTATCGCACCGTCGTCCAGACCGCCGGGGAGCGCATCATCCGCGCACTGCTGCCGTCGCTCGATGACTTTGACCGCCTCCTGGGGCAGGACCCGGCAAAAGTCGATGCCGCATCGGTTATCAGCGCGGCCGGGTTGATCCGGCGTAAGTTTTACGGAGTCCTTGAAAGCGAAGGGCTTCAGCCCATACCGGCCGGGAACGCGCTTTTCGATGCCAATCTCCACGAGGCTGTTGCCGAAATGACTGACCCATCCCAACCCTCGGGTGCGATCCTCGCCGAGGCGCAGACCGGCTACCGGCTCGGAGACCGGGTGATCCGGCACTCCCGGGTTGTTGTGAACAACGTTGCAGAAGTTGAGGCTCCAGCGGTTGGCTAA
- a CDS encoding molecular chaperone DnaJ (chaperone Hsp40; co-chaperone with DnaK; Participates actively in the response to hyperosmotic and heat shock by preventing the aggregation of stress-denatured proteins and by disaggregating proteins, also in an autonomous, dnaK-independent fashion): MAKNDYYDLLGIPKSASADEIRKAYRKLAMQYHPDRNPGDKSAEEKFKEIGEAYAVLTDDTKRAQYDRYGHNGPQFGGGFGGFNVDMEGFDP, encoded by the coding sequence TTGGCTAAGAACGACTACTACGATCTCCTCGGCATTCCGAAAAGCGCTTCCGCAGATGAGATAAGAAAGGCCTATCGTAAGTTGGCGATGCAGTATCACCCCGATCGTAATCCGGGGGATAAGAGCGCCGAAGAGAAGTTTAAGGAGATCGGCGAGGCTTACGCAGTCCTGACCGACGACACAAAACGCGCCCAATACGACCGTTACGGCCATAATGGGCCGCAGTTTGGCGGCGGTTTCGGTGGCTTCAACGTCGATATGGAGGGCTTCGACCCGTT